A genomic segment from Nicotiana tabacum cultivar K326 chromosome 9, ASM71507v2, whole genome shotgun sequence encodes:
- the LOC107760039 gene encoding LOW QUALITY PROTEIN: uncharacterized protein LOC107760039 (The sequence of the model RefSeq protein was modified relative to this genomic sequence to represent the inferred CDS: deleted 1 base in 1 codon): MSACKTLSRSSISFIEFKTRSSYGRSFSSHFSSNFAPFNALRLLSPNPGLRIEPCRATSRRYGSTQGAISLETSENAEEMTVPRVAVEIAEEKSEDTVEELLSNRDDVTKFMKMERRFNIEGQGHQDRWFPYLDRFKAGNVDLNSAEVLEALNPVIMDSRKERFRNAVMNRTYSVCLVVEGLSDFGNISAAFRSADALGIQSVHVVACDCSKRYRENRHVSMGAEKWLDIELWDSVHECFKVLKSRGYRIATTHLGMDTVSVYDMDWSCPTAIVVGNELRGISDEALELSDLHCSIPMKGMVDSFNVSVAAGLLMHHAVCDRTSRLGCHGDLTSEESQILLAEFTLRHSNSAIRIAHEYAKRKIPQLKSKL, translated from the exons ATGAGCGCCTGCAAAACCCTATCTCGCTCTTCAATTTCGTTTATTGAGTTCAAAACTCGAAGCAGTTATGGTAGAAGTTtctcttctcatttttcatccaattTCGCTCCTTTTAACGCACTGCGTCTACTCTCTCCTAATCCAG GACTTAGAATCGAACCGTGTAGAGCTACTTCAAGACGATATGGCAGCACGCAAGGAGCAATTTCACTGGAAACTTCGGAAAATGCGGAGGAAATGACAGTTCCGCGTGTCGCCGTAGAAATTGCGGAGGAAAAATCAGAAGATACAGTAGAAGAGTTGCTTTCCAATAGAGATGATGTAACAAAGTTTATGAAAATGGAACGCAGGTTCAATATTGAAGGCCAGGGGCATCAGGACCGTTGGTTTCCGTATTTGGATAGATTTAAGGCGGGAAATGTGGATTTGAATAGCGCAGAGGTATTGGAAGCTTTGAAC CCGGTTATAATGGATTCGAGGAAAGAGAGGTTTAGAAATGCTGTGATGAATCGGACATATTCTGTATGTTTGGTGGTGGAAGGTTTGAGTGATTTTGGCAATATTTCAGCTGCTTTTCGGTCAGCTGATGCACTGGGCATTCAGTCAGTCCATGTTGTAGCGTGTGACTGTTCGAAAAG GTACAGGGAGAATCGCCATGTCAGCATGGGAGCTGAGAAATGGTTGGACATCGAACTTTGGGATTCTGTCCATGAGTGTTTCAAAGTTTTGAAATCACGTGGTTATCGTATTGCGACAACACATCTTGGAATGGACACA GTTTCTGTATACGATATGGACTGGTCATGCCCAACTGCAATTGTTGTTGGAAATGAACTTAG GGGAATTAGTGATGAGGCTCTTGAATTATCAGACTTACACTGCAGTATTCCAATGAAAGGCATGGTAGACTCATTCAATGTATCTGTTGCTGCTGGCCTACTTATGCACCATGCCGTCTGTGACAGAACTTCTCGCTTG ggATGTCATGGAGATCTAACTAGTGAAGAGAGCCAAATCTTGCTGGCAGAGTTCACTTTGCGCCACAGCAATAGTGCAATTAGGATTGCTCATGAATATGCAAAAAGAAAGATACCTCAGCTTAAATCAAAGCTGTGA